From Pandoraea norimbergensis, the proteins below share one genomic window:
- a CDS encoding sensor histidine kinase, with protein sequence MRLSLRHHRDANTANTAGRSRPSRSANSAHDDAFPPDIEEPSLDSVDATDPFDPFDPFDPYADPFTRPGFGAPLEREAEPPPRSLFGEILDWMLAPLLLLWPMSIAVTYLVAKSIANGPFDRALETNTYVLAQQVHTDRGQVTLTLPMPARDLLRADATDSVYFQVLGAKGELVAGTADLPLPHEDDRPQPGVVQFRDETLGGNDIRVAFTYVDLPRLEPKGGMALVQVAETLDKRSQLANEIIKGVILPQFVILPLAIVLVWFGLSRGLAPLHALQEHIRARRPDDLSPLEARQAPPEIAPLVNSLNDLLGRLETNMKLQQRFIADAAHQLKTPLAGLRMQAELALRQTSPDELRRSLSQIAVSSEQAARLVNQLLALARAENSANDAAAFTPVNLSVLARNAMQDWFQAAFAKRIDLGFEEPPFPVQLSGQPVMLRELLNNLIDNAIRYTPAGGKVTVRLRHEASDGFVHLEVEDTGPGIPSAERPRVFERFYRILGSDSDGSGLGLAIVREIVQIHRGDVNVLDHVDAQHPEATGTLIRVTLPLGDPIENPDA encoded by the coding sequence ATGCGCCTGAGTCTTCGTCATCATCGCGATGCCAACACGGCGAACACGGCGGGCCGCTCTCGGCCATCGCGTTCAGCAAATTCAGCACACGACGACGCCTTCCCGCCCGACATCGAAGAACCGTCGCTCGACTCAGTCGACGCCACCGACCCGTTCGACCCGTTCGACCCGTTCGACCCTTACGCCGATCCCTTCACGCGTCCCGGATTCGGCGCGCCGCTGGAGCGCGAAGCCGAGCCGCCGCCCCGCTCGCTCTTCGGCGAGATTCTCGACTGGATGCTCGCGCCGTTGCTGCTGCTCTGGCCGATGAGTATTGCGGTGACGTATCTCGTCGCCAAGTCGATTGCGAATGGCCCCTTCGATCGCGCCCTCGAAACCAACACTTACGTGCTTGCCCAGCAGGTCCATACCGATCGCGGACAAGTCACGTTGACGCTGCCCATGCCCGCGCGCGATCTGCTGCGGGCCGACGCCACCGACAGCGTCTACTTTCAGGTGCTCGGCGCGAAGGGCGAGCTCGTGGCCGGCACCGCCGACTTGCCGCTGCCTCATGAAGACGACCGCCCGCAGCCGGGCGTCGTGCAATTTCGCGACGAAACCCTCGGCGGCAACGACATTCGCGTGGCGTTCACTTATGTCGATCTGCCGCGTCTCGAACCGAAAGGCGGCATGGCACTGGTTCAGGTCGCCGAGACGCTCGACAAGCGCAGCCAACTGGCCAACGAAATCATCAAGGGCGTGATCCTGCCGCAGTTCGTCATTCTGCCGCTGGCCATCGTGCTCGTCTGGTTCGGGCTGTCGCGCGGCCTCGCGCCGTTGCATGCGTTGCAGGAACACATTCGTGCGCGGCGTCCCGACGATCTCTCGCCACTCGAAGCCCGGCAAGCGCCGCCGGAAATTGCCCCGCTCGTGAATTCGCTGAACGATCTGCTGGGGCGGCTTGAAACAAACATGAAGCTCCAGCAGCGCTTCATCGCCGACGCGGCGCATCAGTTGAAGACACCGCTCGCAGGGCTGCGCATGCAAGCCGAGCTGGCGTTGCGGCAAACGTCGCCCGACGAATTGCGCCGCTCGCTCTCGCAGATTGCGGTGAGTTCCGAGCAGGCGGCCCGCCTCGTCAATCAGTTGCTGGCACTGGCGCGCGCAGAAAACAGCGCGAACGATGCGGCGGCATTCACGCCAGTCAATCTCAGTGTGCTGGCACGCAATGCGATGCAAGACTGGTTTCAGGCCGCGTTCGCCAAGCGCATCGATCTGGGCTTCGAGGAGCCGCCGTTCCCCGTGCAACTGTCGGGCCAGCCGGTGATGCTGCGCGAGTTGCTCAACAACCTGATCGACAACGCGATTCGCTACACACCGGCGGGCGGCAAGGTCACGGTGCGGCTGCGTCATGAAGCCTCGGACGGCTTCGTGCATCTGGAAGTCGAAGACACCGGACCGGGCATTCCGTCAGCGGAGCGGCCGCGCGTGTTCGAGCGCTTTTATCGCATTCTTGGCAGCGACAGCGACGGCAGCGGACTGGGTCTCGCGATCGTGCGCGAGATTGTGCAGATCCATCGAGGCGACGTGAATGTGCTCGACCATGTCGACGCGCAGCATCCCGAAGCAACGGGCACGTTGATACGCGTCACCCTGCCTCTTGGGGACCCTATCGAAAACCCGGATGCCTGA